From the genome of Campylobacter sp. MIT 99-7217, one region includes:
- a CDS encoding DUF2860 family protein, whose translation MKKCLFIVSLSLCILNAKDLQEGFGGKVFVGGGIRHIKSNITPFADNPYLSSYDDKHSKIAAVPIAGLELFYKELLGHDQIFLKNFNGRDLSGLAVGYEKRYIDYKTSIELVSSLREKAYANPYDTSIKREETTANKFGFKLSQAYHFNEASNLYISYLFAKNHIEKESVSYRNLRRKGLFHQFEFGYKHSFINANINYDFNDAKGKAESFTRYGLSLGIHIMPIQNYILSPNFSFNKYNNKGTNFIFNQKQDGDILKFGLSLSKLKFLDHEKLYAFASYNIHKKDSNINFYDETFQVFLLGLGYGF comes from the coding sequence GTGAAAAAATGTCTTTTCATAGTAAGTTTAAGCTTGTGTATTTTAAATGCTAAGGATTTGCAAGAAGGCTTTGGTGGTAAGGTCTTTGTGGGTGGAGGTATAAGACATATCAAAAGCAATATAACTCCATTTGCTGATAATCCTTACTTAAGTAGTTATGATGATAAACACTCCAAAATAGCTGCTGTGCCTATAGCTGGGCTTGAGCTTTTTTATAAAGAGCTTTTGGGTCATGATCAAATCTTTTTAAAAAATTTTAATGGCAGGGATCTAAGTGGCTTAGCTGTAGGTTATGAAAAAAGATATATAGACTACAAAACAAGCATTGAATTAGTGAGTTCTTTAAGAGAAAAAGCCTATGCTAATCCCTATGATACAAGTATAAAACGCGAAGAAACTACGGCAAATAAATTTGGTTTCAAACTTTCTCAAGCTTATCATTTTAACGAGGCTTCTAATCTCTATATAAGCTATCTTTTTGCCAAAAATCATATAGAAAAAGAATCTGTTTCTTATAGAAATTTAAGGCGTAAGGGCTTATTTCATCAATTTGAATTTGGCTATAAGCATTCTTTTATCAATGCAAATATAAATTATGATTTTAATGATGCTAAGGGAAAAGCTGAAAGTTTTACAAGATATGGCTTAAGTCTTGGTATACACATCATGCCCATTCAAAACTATATTTTAAGTCCAAATTTTAGCTTCAATAAATATAACAACAAAGGAACAAATTTTATCTTCAATCAAAAACAAGACGGAGATATCTTAAAATTTGGGCTTAGCTTAAGTAAGCTGAAATTTTTAGATCATGAAAAACTCTATGCTTTTGCAAGTTATAATATCCATAAAAAAGACAGCAATATAAACTTCTATGATGAGACTTTTCAGGTATTTTTACTTGGTTTAGGCTATGGTTTTTAA